In a genomic window of Streptomyces noursei ATCC 11455:
- a CDS encoding helicase C-terminal domain-containing protein: MTTATPRTLAEELRTRSDRGLAGLLRARPDLLNPVPGDLTQLATRAGTRASVVRAVERLDTFALQTAEALAIAPDPCPYPTLAALMAGDAGDTAVAAALPRAVAALRAQALVWGPDDRLRLVRTARELLTPSPARPSPTGLGPTVAEATAGMSPGRIQEILDAAGLPATHDPVSAVAALTGLFRDRARMAALLDTAPAEAVAVLDKLLWGPPYGAVTDRPAAHLQWLLDRGLLLPAGARNVVLPREAALHLRAGRAHHAPEPVPPALEPATARDPQLVDNAAASQAFTALATVEELLKEWDLGGPPVLRAGGLSVRDLKRTAVALDTTEPLAAFWLELAHAAGLIASDGEADERYAATPAAEDWLQLPDHQRWAALVAAWLPATRTPGVVGTADAKGRALAALGPHLDRSPAPEVRHRVLTLLATLPPGTSVPERALLSRLRWERPLRAAAPATQPPAASSPPQGPAQAAPPSTAADGAAGPTPTDDLRSRLAQWTLVEAELLGVTGRGALAAHGRTLLRTTGDTGPSAEADTGPRADTDADTDASTTAAALTPLTPLTPAEATATAVRAAALLAPLLPEPLDHILLQADLTAVAPGPLRRPLAEALAVLADIESKGGATVYRFTPASVRRALDAGRSAAELQEFLTTHSRTPVPQPLAYLIDDVARKHGQLRVGAASAYVRCDDDALLSEILADRRAAALRLRRLAPTVLAAQSAPEQLLDGLRAMGYAPAAESAAGDVLVARADSYRTPPRTAPTPVPDGPPPPDRTLLEAAVRAIRAGDLAATAARKPAAAPADTAPSTPGALPRTTSAETLATMQAAVLTSSPVWIGYVNADGAASQRVIAPVRVEGGYVTAYDHTSDEVRTYPLHRITGVSELADDAV, encoded by the coding sequence ATGACCACCGCTACCCCCCGCACCCTCGCCGAGGAGCTCAGGACCCGCTCGGACCGCGGGCTCGCCGGCCTGCTGCGGGCCCGGCCCGACCTGCTCAACCCGGTGCCGGGCGATCTGACGCAGCTGGCCACCCGGGCCGGGACCCGGGCGTCGGTGGTCCGGGCGGTGGAGCGGCTGGACACCTTCGCCCTGCAGACCGCCGAGGCGCTGGCGATCGCCCCGGACCCCTGCCCGTACCCGACGCTGGCGGCGCTGATGGCCGGGGACGCCGGGGACACCGCGGTCGCCGCGGCGCTGCCCCGGGCGGTGGCGGCGCTGCGCGCCCAGGCCCTGGTGTGGGGCCCGGACGACCGGCTGCGGCTGGTGCGCACCGCCCGGGAACTCCTCACCCCGAGCCCCGCCCGCCCCTCCCCGACCGGGCTGGGCCCGACCGTCGCCGAGGCCACCGCCGGGATGTCGCCGGGCCGCATCCAGGAGATCCTGGATGCGGCCGGCCTGCCCGCCACGCACGACCCGGTGTCCGCGGTCGCCGCCCTCACCGGCCTCTTCCGCGACCGCGCCCGGATGGCCGCGCTGCTGGACACCGCGCCCGCCGAGGCCGTCGCCGTCCTGGACAAGCTGCTGTGGGGCCCGCCGTACGGGGCGGTCACCGACCGACCGGCCGCGCATCTGCAGTGGCTGCTGGACCGCGGGCTGCTGCTCCCGGCGGGCGCCCGCAACGTCGTGCTGCCCCGGGAGGCGGCGCTCCACCTGCGCGCCGGGCGTGCGCACCACGCGCCCGAGCCGGTGCCGCCCGCCCTCGAACCGGCCACCGCCCGCGATCCACAGCTTGTGGACAACGCCGCCGCGAGCCAGGCGTTCACCGCCCTGGCCACCGTCGAGGAGCTGCTCAAGGAGTGGGACCTCGGCGGCCCGCCCGTCCTGCGCGCCGGCGGTCTGAGCGTCCGCGACCTCAAGCGGACCGCGGTCGCCCTGGACACCACCGAGCCGCTCGCCGCCTTCTGGCTCGAACTCGCCCACGCGGCCGGGCTGATCGCCTCCGACGGCGAGGCCGACGAGCGCTACGCCGCCACCCCGGCCGCCGAGGACTGGCTGCAGCTGCCCGACCACCAGCGCTGGGCGGCCCTGGTCGCCGCCTGGCTCCCCGCCACCCGCACCCCCGGCGTGGTCGGCACCGCCGACGCCAAGGGCCGTGCCCTGGCCGCCCTCGGCCCGCACCTGGACCGCTCCCCGGCCCCCGAGGTCCGCCACCGGGTACTGACCCTGCTGGCCACCCTCCCGCCCGGCACCTCCGTACCGGAACGGGCCCTGCTCTCCCGACTGCGCTGGGAACGCCCGCTGCGCGCCGCCGCCCCCGCCACCCAGCCCCCGGCCGCGTCGTCCCCGCCCCAGGGACCGGCCCAGGCCGCGCCCCCGTCCACCGCGGCGGACGGCGCCGCCGGCCCCACCCCCACCGACGACCTCCGCTCCCGACTCGCCCAATGGACCCTCGTCGAGGCCGAGTTGCTGGGCGTCACGGGCCGCGGCGCACTCGCCGCCCACGGCCGCACCCTGCTCCGCACCACCGGCGACACGGGCCCGAGCGCGGAAGCGGACACCGGACCACGCGCGGACACGGACGCGGACACGGACGCGAGCACGACCGCGGCCGCCCTCACCCCCCTCACCCCCCTCACCCCCGCCGAGGCGACCGCCACCGCGGTCCGCGCCGCCGCCCTGCTCGCCCCGCTGCTCCCCGAACCGCTCGACCACATCCTGCTCCAGGCCGACCTGACCGCCGTCGCGCCCGGCCCGCTGCGCCGCCCGCTCGCCGAGGCGCTCGCGGTGCTGGCCGACATCGAGTCCAAGGGCGGCGCCACGGTCTACCGCTTCACCCCGGCCTCGGTGCGCCGCGCCCTGGACGCCGGCCGGTCCGCCGCCGAGCTCCAGGAGTTCCTCACCACCCACTCCCGCACCCCGGTCCCCCAGCCGCTCGCGTACCTCATCGACGATGTGGCCCGCAAACACGGCCAGTTGCGGGTCGGCGCGGCCAGCGCCTACGTCCGCTGCGACGACGACGCGCTGCTCTCCGAGATCCTCGCCGACCGCCGCGCCGCCGCCCTGCGGCTGCGCCGGCTGGCCCCGACCGTGCTGGCCGCCCAGTCCGCCCCCGAGCAACTCCTCGACGGCCTGCGGGCGATGGGCTACGCCCCGGCCGCCGAATCCGCCGCCGGCGACGTCCTGGTGGCCCGCGCCGACTCCTACCGCACCCCGCCCCGGACGGCCCCGACCCCGGTGCCCGACGGCCCGCCACCGCCCGACCGCACCCTGCTGGAGGCGGCGGTGCGCGCCATCCGCGCCGGCGACCTCGCCGCCACCGCCGCACGCAAGCCCGCCGCCGCACCCGCCGACACCGCGCCGTCGACCCCGGGCGCACTGCCCCGCACCACCTCCGCCGAGACGCTGGCCACCATGCAGGCCGCGGTCCTCACCAGCTCCCCCGTCTGGATCGGCTACGTCAACGCGGACGGCGCCGCCAGCCAGCGGGTGATCGCCCCCGTCCGCGTCGAAGGCGGCTACGTCACCGCCTACGACCACACCTCCGACGAGGTCCGCACCTACCCCCTACACCGCATCACCGGCGTCTCGGAACTGGCCGACGACGCGGTCTGA
- a CDS encoding glycosyltransferase 87 family protein — protein MSAADGTGTWTWRRTWAQSIASPGRLALGAGLLVLSFAALYALSLVVQLPMSDIEVYRAEGQAAATGGDLYGFTVTKWALPATYPPFAALLFIPTTWVSLTTLKVTCVLVNAALLALLIHLSCRAAGLRRAAYSAPLVLVTTALGLWLEPVFQTVVFGQINLALACLVLWDLSRPDGARFKGFATGLAAGIKLTPAIFAVYLLITGRVKAAFTALAGFVVSVLLGALVLPAASVEFWTRRMFETQRVGKVWIVDDQSLQGLLARLLHTTEPGMWWLAAAAVTGAAGLWIARRVYVRRGLDLWGVLATAVVALLVSPISWSHHWVWCIPLVAALVAHARRDVWRWALATAVTVAFAARSMWALHHRGTLALHFSWWQQPLAAPYPVLGLALLAALAWWTRGAPGRADAPRGRSAARVPAPRVDARRPTGSPTS, from the coding sequence GTGTCTGCCGCCGACGGGACGGGGACGTGGACGTGGAGACGCACCTGGGCGCAGAGCATCGCCAGCCCCGGCCGACTGGCGCTGGGGGCGGGCCTGCTGGTGCTGTCCTTCGCCGCGCTCTATGCGCTCTCCCTGGTCGTGCAGCTCCCGATGTCCGACATAGAGGTGTACCGCGCCGAGGGCCAGGCCGCCGCGACCGGCGGTGATCTCTACGGCTTCACGGTCACCAAGTGGGCGCTCCCGGCGACGTACCCGCCGTTCGCCGCCCTGCTGTTCATCCCCACCACCTGGGTCTCGCTGACCACCCTCAAGGTCACCTGCGTCCTGGTCAACGCCGCCCTGCTGGCGCTGCTGATCCACCTCTCCTGCAGGGCCGCCGGGCTGCGCCGGGCCGCGTACTCCGCGCCGCTCGTCCTCGTCACCACCGCCCTCGGCCTCTGGCTCGAACCGGTCTTCCAGACCGTGGTCTTCGGGCAGATCAACCTGGCCCTGGCCTGCCTGGTCCTGTGGGACCTCTCGCGGCCGGACGGCGCCCGCTTCAAGGGCTTCGCCACCGGCCTCGCCGCGGGCATCAAGCTCACCCCCGCGATCTTCGCGGTCTATCTGCTGATCACCGGGCGGGTGAAGGCGGCGTTCACCGCCCTCGCCGGATTCGTGGTGTCGGTGCTGCTGGGCGCGCTGGTGCTGCCCGCGGCGAGCGTCGAGTTCTGGACGCGGCGGATGTTCGAGACGCAGCGGGTCGGCAAGGTGTGGATCGTCGACGACCAGTCGCTCCAGGGGCTGCTGGCGCGGCTCCTGCACACCACCGAACCCGGGATGTGGTGGCTGGCGGCGGCCGCGGTCACCGGCGCGGCCGGGCTCTGGATCGCCCGCCGGGTATATGTCCGCCGCGGCCTGGACCTGTGGGGCGTGCTCGCCACCGCCGTCGTCGCGCTGCTGGTCTCGCCGATCAGCTGGTCGCACCACTGGGTCTGGTGCATACCCCTGGTGGCCGCGCTGGTCGCGCACGCCCGGCGGGATGTGTGGCGCTGGGCGCTGGCCACCGCCGTCACGGTCGCCTTCGCCGCCCGTTCGATGTGGGCGCTCCACCACCGGGGCACCCTGGCCCTGCACTTCAGCTGGTGGCAGCAGCCGCTCGCCGCCCCCTACCCGGTGCTCGGGCTGGCCCTGCTGGCCGCGCTGGCCTGGTGGACGCGCGGGGCGCCCGGCCGTGCCGACGCCCCCCGAGGCCGCTCGGCCGCCCGCGTCCCCGCGCCGCGCGTCGACGCCCGCCGACCCACCGGCAGCCCGACGAGCTGA
- a CDS encoding DNA repair helicase XPB produces MNGPLIVQSDKTLLLEVDHELADACRRAIAPFAELERAPEHIHTYRLTPLGLWNARAAGHDAEQVVDALVQYSRYPVPHALLVDVAETMSRYGRLTLTKHPAHGLVLSSTDRPVLEEILRSKKVQPLVGARIDPDSVVVHPSERGQIKQTLLKLGWPAEDLAGYVDGEAHPIELDENGWALRPYQSQAVEGFWHGGSGVVVLPCGAGKTLVGAGAMAQAKATTLILVTNTVSARQWKHELVKRTSLTEDEIGEYSGTKKEIRPVTIATYQVLTTKRKGVYPHLELFDSRDWGLIVYDEVHLLPAPVFKFTADLQARRRLGLTATLVREDGRESDVFSLIGPKRFDAPWKEIEAQGYIAPADCVEVRVDLTDSERLAYATAEAEEKYRFCATTDSKQRVTEALVRRHAGEQTLVIGQYIDQLDELGEHLDAPVIKGETSNAQREKLFDAFREGEISVLVVSKVANFSIDLPEATVAIQVSGTFGSRQEEAQRLGRVLRPKADGHEARFYSVVARDTIDQDFAAHRQRFLAEQGYAYRIMDAHELLTTGGDDLTAGEDDPAPA; encoded by the coding sequence GTGAACGGACCCCTCATCGTCCAGAGCGACAAGACGCTGCTGCTGGAGGTGGACCACGAGCTGGCGGACGCCTGCCGGCGGGCCATCGCGCCGTTCGCCGAGTTGGAGCGGGCGCCGGAGCACATCCACACCTACCGGCTGACGCCGCTCGGACTGTGGAACGCGCGGGCCGCCGGCCACGACGCCGAGCAGGTCGTCGACGCGCTGGTGCAGTACTCGCGGTATCCGGTGCCGCACGCCCTGCTCGTCGACGTCGCCGAGACCATGTCGCGGTACGGCCGGCTGACCCTCACCAAGCACCCCGCGCACGGCCTGGTGCTGTCCAGCACCGACCGCCCGGTGCTGGAGGAGATCCTCCGCTCGAAGAAGGTGCAGCCACTGGTCGGCGCGCGGATCGACCCGGACAGCGTCGTGGTGCACCCCTCCGAGCGCGGGCAGATCAAGCAGACGCTGCTCAAGCTCGGCTGGCCGGCCGAGGACCTGGCCGGCTACGTCGACGGCGAGGCGCACCCGATCGAGCTGGACGAGAACGGCTGGGCGCTGCGCCCCTATCAGTCGCAGGCCGTGGAGGGCTTCTGGCACGGCGGCTCGGGCGTCGTGGTGCTGCCCTGCGGCGCCGGCAAGACGCTGGTCGGCGCGGGCGCCATGGCGCAGGCCAAGGCCACCACGCTGATCCTCGTCACCAACACCGTCTCGGCCCGCCAGTGGAAGCACGAGCTGGTCAAGCGCACCTCGCTGACCGAGGACGAGATCGGCGAGTACAGCGGGACGAAGAAGGAGATCCGTCCCGTCACCATCGCCACCTACCAGGTGCTGACGACCAAGCGGAAGGGCGTCTACCCGCACCTGGAGCTGTTCGACTCCCGGGACTGGGGCCTGATCGTCTACGACGAGGTGCACCTGCTGCCCGCGCCGGTCTTCAAGTTCACCGCCGACCTCCAGGCGCGGCGGCGGCTGGGGCTCACCGCGACGCTGGTGCGGGAGGACGGCCGGGAGTCGGACGTCTTCTCGCTGATCGGGCCCAAGCGCTTCGACGCCCCGTGGAAGGAGATCGAGGCGCAGGGCTACATCGCGCCGGCCGACTGCGTCGAGGTGCGGGTGGACCTGACCGACTCGGAGCGGCTGGCGTACGCCACGGCCGAGGCGGAGGAGAAGTACCGCTTCTGTGCGACCACGGACAGCAAGCAGCGGGTGACCGAGGCGCTGGTGCGCCGGCACGCGGGCGAGCAGACCCTGGTCATCGGGCAGTACATCGACCAGCTCGACGAGTTGGGCGAGCACCTCGACGCGCCGGTGATCAAGGGCGAGACGAGCAACGCGCAGCGCGAGAAGCTCTTCGACGCCTTCCGGGAGGGCGAGATCTCGGTGCTGGTGGTGTCCAAGGTCGCGAACTTCTCCATCGACCTGCCGGAGGCCACGGTCGCGATCCAGGTGTCCGGCACCTTCGGCTCCCGCCAGGAGGAGGCCCAGCGGCTGGGCCGGGTGCTGCGCCCCAAGGCCGACGGCCACGAGGCCCGCTTCTACTCGGTGGTCGCCCGCGACACCATCGACCAGGACTTCGCCGCGCACCGCCAGCGTTTCCTGGCCGAACAGGGCTACGCCTACCGGATCATGGACGCCCACGAACTGCTGACCACCGGTGGGGACGACCTCACCGCCGGGGAGGACGATCCCGCCCCGGCGTGA